One region of Syntrophorhabdaceae bacterium genomic DNA includes:
- a CDS encoding ATP-binding protein, with product MQTLIKRNAESTILNDLRTFPVVAIFGPRQCGKSTLAKMLRKHIKNFLYLDLESPADLRKLDDPELFFDANKENTICLDEIQRKPDLFPVLKSFIDRYRKTSRVIILGSASGDLIRQSSESLAGRISFIELTPFVMTEVADLRNYALSFHWFRGGYPDSLLSPDDSTSNRWRENFIRTFIERDIPQLGVNIPALKLRRFLTMCAHNQGQLLNSSKLAGSLGVSYHTIRNYIDLLEQTFVVRTLKPYEPNIKKRIIKSPKVYIRDSGLLHSLLEIENFNELMGHPVFGASYEGFVLENILAELQNWRGLFYRTSSGNEIDLILTKGTKRVAVEIKASKAPNLSRGFWGALDDMRINDAWIIAPVEESYPIKQRVTVSGMDHFIRHMKGNGH from the coding sequence CGGAAACACATCAAGAACTTTTTGTATCTCGATCTCGAAAGCCCCGCAGATCTGAGAAAACTCGATGACCCTGAGCTTTTTTTTGATGCCAACAAAGAAAACACCATCTGCCTCGATGAAATCCAGCGCAAACCCGATCTGTTTCCTGTCCTGAAAAGCTTTATCGACCGCTACAGAAAAACCAGCAGGGTTATTATTCTTGGTTCGGCATCGGGAGATTTGATACGTCAAAGCTCAGAATCGCTGGCCGGGAGAATATCCTTTATTGAATTAACGCCTTTTGTCATGACAGAAGTTGCAGACCTGCGGAATTATGCCTTGTCTTTCCATTGGTTCCGTGGCGGATATCCTGACAGCCTCCTATCACCTGATGACAGTACAAGCAACCGGTGGAGAGAAAACTTTATCCGCACCTTCATAGAACGGGACATCCCTCAACTCGGAGTCAACATACCTGCCCTTAAACTCCGTAGATTTCTTACAATGTGCGCTCATAATCAGGGACAGCTTTTAAACAGTTCCAAGCTTGCCGGGTCCCTCGGTGTTTCATACCACACTATCAGAAATTATATCGACCTCCTCGAGCAGACCTTTGTCGTCCGTACGCTCAAACCCTATGAGCCAAATATTAAAAAGAGGATTATCAAATCACCAAAGGTGTATATCAGGGATTCGGGTCTGCTTCATAGTTTACTCGAAATAGAAAACTTTAATGAACTGATGGGACATCCGGTCTTCGGGGCCTCCTATGAGGGGTTTGTTCTGGAGAATATCCTGGCAGAACTACAGAATTGGAGAGGCCTTTTTTACCGGACATCATCCGGCAATGAGATCGATCTTATCCTGACAAAAGGTACAAAAAGGGTTGCCGTAGAGATCAAGGCATCAAAAGCGCCGAATCTCTCAAGGGGATTCTGGGGTGCCCTTGATGATATGCGGATCAATGACGCATGGATCATCGCGCCCGTAGAAGAATCGTACCCTATAAAACAGAGGGTAACAGTCTCGGGGATGGATCACTTCATCAGACATATGAAAGGAAATGGACATTGA